From the Bubalus kerabau isolate K-KA32 ecotype Philippines breed swamp buffalo chromosome 2, PCC_UOA_SB_1v2, whole genome shotgun sequence genome, one window contains:
- the HES1 gene encoding transcription factor HES-1, translating into MPADIMEKNSSSPVAATPASVNTTPDKPKTASEHRKSSKPIMEKRRRARINESLSQLKTLILDALKKDSSRHSKLEKADILEMTVKHLRNLQRAQMTAALSTDPSVLGKYRAGFSECMNEVTRFLSTCEGVNTEVRTRLLGHLANCMTQINAMTYPGQPHPALQAPPPPPPGPGGPQHAPFAPPPPLVPIPGGAAPPPGGAPCKLGSPAGEAAKVFGGFQVVPAPDGQFAFLIPNGAFAHSGPVIPVYTSNSGTSVGPNAVSPSSGPSLTADSMWRPWRN; encoded by the exons atgccagcTGATATAATGGAGAAAAACTCCTCGTCCCCGGTGGCTGCTACCCCAGCCAGTGTCAACACGACACCGGATAAACCAAAGACAGCATCTGAGCACAGAAAG tCATCAAAGCCTATCATGGAGAAAAGACGAAGAGCAAGAATAAATGAAAGTCTGAGCCAGCTAAAAACACTGATTTTGGATGCTCTTAAAAAAGAT AGTTCGCGGCATTCCAAGCTGGAGAAGGCGGACATTCTGGAAATGACAGTGAAACACCTCCGGAACCTGCAGCGGGCACAGATGACGG CCGCGCTAAGCACAGACCCGAGCGTGTTGGGGAAGTACCGCGCCGGCTTCAGCGAGTGCATGAACGAGGTGACCCGCTTCCTGTCCACGTGTGAGGGCGTTAACACCGAGGTGCGCACCCGACTGCTCGGCCACCTGGCCAACTGTATGACCCAGATCAACGCCATGACCTACCCAGGGCAGCCGCACCCCGCCTTGCAGGCGCCACCGCCGCCCCCGCCAGGACCTGGCGGCCCGCAGCACGCGCCGttcgcgccgccgccgccgctcgtGCCGATCCCCGGGGGTGCGGCGCCCCCTCCCGGCGGCGCGCCCTGCAAGCTGGGCAGCCCTGCTGGAGAGGCGGCTAAGGTGTTCGGCGGCTTCCAGGTGGTGCCGGCTCCGGACGGCCAGTTTGCCTTCCTCATCCCCAATGGGGCCTTCGCTCACAGCGGCCCAGTCATCCCAGTCTACACCAGCAACAGCGGGACCTCGGTGGGCCCCAACGCAGTGTCACCTTCCAGCGGCCCCTCTCTCACGGCAGACTCCATGTGGAGACCGTGGCGGAACTGA